The Candidatus Hinthialibacter antarcticus genome contains a region encoding:
- a CDS encoding tetratricopeptide repeat protein: MLFRRDVSEGAPDESHDESGPKKLTFMVKKEVKEHLERGRASLNQGQIDEAIQSYMTAVSADPSCALSHFNLAYALHEKGRFEDARDAYLKSVELEPTCSLFLENYARLQFDTLDYRESARHFQRASMVGSIQPISLGLWGRSLFEQGLFEQAVETFENLIDRDKQPLIQLGAQYWLALAHIKLGRIAAARRLAEAILQSSNVDPKILFDLGEHFIEVRCISLSRNIFERITHDDSEALSSRLRLEDIKKIEDQIDDALPRLFDGDEERLLHQIHALREFGNDRISKALLALIDSQSAPVRESVIRYQTNYGYNAAEKIAPLLQDPVVYVREAAYDYFEKLDHGGSLDQIKPGLNDPHPTVRKKAARLIGRFGGVDMLPELEMIYTDPQNKECRDDIRAALASIKRRFQKKQDKLSRMNVLIPKNSDDYASPRDFKFWLLLMLQMLVIGYLIYYIFFKF; this comes from the coding sequence ATGTTATTTCGACGCGATGTGTCTGAGGGCGCGCCGGACGAATCTCATGATGAATCCGGCCCGAAAAAATTGACGTTCATGGTCAAAAAAGAGGTGAAAGAACACCTCGAAAGAGGCCGCGCCTCGCTCAATCAAGGGCAAATCGACGAGGCAATTCAGTCGTACATGACGGCGGTCAGCGCCGACCCCAGCTGTGCGCTGAGCCATTTCAACCTTGCGTACGCCCTGCACGAAAAAGGCCGCTTTGAAGACGCCCGCGACGCCTATTTAAAATCCGTCGAACTCGAACCCACGTGCAGTCTCTTTCTTGAGAATTACGCCCGTCTGCAATTCGACACGCTCGACTATCGCGAGTCGGCCCGCCATTTTCAGCGCGCATCCATGGTGGGCAGCATCCAACCCATCAGCCTGGGGCTGTGGGGGCGCTCGTTGTTTGAGCAGGGGCTCTTCGAGCAAGCCGTCGAAACCTTTGAAAATTTAATCGACCGCGACAAACAGCCGCTGATTCAACTCGGCGCCCAATATTGGCTGGCGTTGGCGCACATCAAACTCGGGCGCATCGCCGCCGCGCGGCGTTTGGCCGAAGCGATATTACAATCATCAAATGTCGATCCCAAAATCCTATTCGACTTGGGCGAGCATTTCATCGAAGTGCGCTGCATCAGCCTCTCGCGCAATATTTTTGAACGCATAACCCATGATGACTCCGAAGCGCTCTCCTCGCGCCTGCGCCTTGAAGACATCAAAAAAATCGAAGACCAAATCGACGATGCTTTGCCGCGATTGTTCGACGGCGACGAAGAACGCCTGTTGCACCAGATTCACGCCCTGCGCGAATTCGGCAACGACCGCATCTCGAAAGCCTTGCTGGCGCTGATTGATTCGCAGTCGGCGCCGGTGCGCGAAAGCGTGATTCGCTATCAGACCAACTACGGCTATAACGCGGCGGAAAAAATCGCCCCGCTGCTACAAGACCCTGTGGTTTACGTCCGCGAGGCGGCCTATGATTATTTTGAAAAGTTAGACCACGGCGGTTCGCTCGACCAAATCAAGCCGGGACTGAACGATCCGCATCCGACCGTGCGCAAGAAAGCCGCGCGCCTGATCGGGCGTTTCGGCGGCGTGGACATGCTGCCTGAGTTGGAGATGATCTACACCGACCCGCAAAACAAGGAATGCCGCGACGACATCCGCGCTGCACTGGCTTCGATCAAGCGGCGTTTCCAAAAGAAGCAAGACAAACTCTCGCGCATGAACGTGCTCATCCCCAAAAACAGCGACGACTACGCCTCCCCGCGCGACTTCAAATTCTGGCTGCTGCTGATGCTGCAGATGCTGGTCATCGGCTACCTGATCTACTACATCTTCTTTAAGTTTTAG
- a CDS encoding NAD(P)/FAD-dependent oxidoreductase, protein MDVAIIGGGAAGFFAAITVKENHPGAKVAIFEKTKNLLAKVKVSGGGRCNVTNACADIKQLSDAYPRGKTALKRAFHTFNTQHAMQWFESRGVPLIAQDDHRVFPASQNSQTIIDCFLNQTQKLGIQIETGCGVRSIRPIDDQLELNFSDNAPAQRFDKIIVASGGSPQRKGLQWLERLGHKMIDPVPSLFTFNCPGEPITELMGIAVEDARVSIQGTKLKSQGPLLITHWGMSGPAVLKLSAFGARILSEMDYEFNIQVNWAATINNDLVMIELRDIANQHPGKVLPKIKPYSLPERLWRFLLEKCELPATKKWGELSKKATNQLVNVLTNDVYSVKGKTTFKEEFVTCGGVSLASIDFNTMQSKACKNLYFAGEVLDIDGVTGGYNFQAAWTTGYIAGQLK, encoded by the coding sequence ATGGACGTTGCAATCATAGGCGGTGGAGCGGCGGGGTTCTTCGCGGCGATCACGGTCAAAGAAAACCATCCCGGCGCCAAGGTCGCCATCTTCGAGAAGACAAAAAACTTGCTCGCCAAAGTCAAAGTCTCCGGCGGCGGACGCTGCAACGTCACCAACGCCTGTGCGGATATCAAACAACTGTCCGACGCCTACCCGCGCGGAAAGACCGCACTCAAACGGGCATTCCATACCTTTAACACCCAACACGCCATGCAGTGGTTTGAATCGCGCGGCGTCCCCTTAATAGCCCAAGACGACCACCGCGTGTTTCCCGCCTCGCAAAATTCGCAAACCATCATTGATTGCTTCTTGAATCAAACCCAAAAACTCGGAATTCAAATCGAAACCGGATGCGGCGTCCGCTCCATTCGCCCCATCGACGATCAACTGGAATTGAACTTCTCCGACAATGCGCCCGCGCAAAGGTTCGATAAAATCATTGTCGCGTCCGGTGGCTCTCCCCAACGAAAAGGCCTGCAATGGCTCGAACGATTGGGCCACAAAATGATTGATCCCGTCCCGTCGCTGTTCACCTTTAATTGCCCCGGCGAACCGATTACCGAACTGATGGGAATCGCCGTCGAAGACGCGCGGGTCAGCATCCAAGGGACCAAGTTGAAATCCCAAGGCCCGCTGCTCATCACTCATTGGGGCATGAGCGGCCCGGCGGTGTTGAAGTTGTCCGCTTTCGGCGCCCGAATACTGAGCGAGATGGATTACGAATTCAACATCCAAGTGAATTGGGCCGCGACCATTAACAACGATCTCGTCATGATTGAATTGAGAGACATCGCGAACCAACATCCCGGCAAAGTGCTACCGAAGATCAAGCCCTATTCGTTACCGGAACGCTTATGGCGATTTTTATTGGAAAAATGCGAACTGCCCGCGACAAAAAAGTGGGGCGAACTCAGCAAGAAGGCGACGAACCAATTGGTGAACGTCCTGACCAACGATGTCTATTCGGTCAAAGGCAAAACCACATTCAAGGAGGAATTTGTCACCTGCGGCGGCGTCAGTTTAGCAAGCATCGATTTCAACACCATGCAAAGCAAAGCGTGTAAGAACCTCTATTTCGCTGGAGAAGTTCTCGACATCGACGGCGTCACCGGCGGCTACAATTTCCAAGCCGCCTGGACAACTGGTTACATCGCCGGGCAATTGAAGTGA
- a CDS encoding HupE/UreJ family protein produces MVLRTYHFYLKTTCSFFLVLCSCSSVFAHGISDSDKQSMIEGGYLEYIRLGASHMLTGYDHLLFLFGVIFFLTQFKDVVKFITAFTLGHCITLIFATFMEITANYYLVDALIALTVIYKGFDNLDGFKKFLQMKSPNLVMLVFVFGLIHGFGLSTRLQQLPLGDDGLLLKILSFNVGVEIGQVIALSVMLLALSAWRKTQSFQRFSTASNFGLVCAGAFIFLMQMHDYSHQVNEAEAMDSMIVMSESTDSEWQDTIDIRILAGKGLEYKFYMHPGNKIEYVWQTNGGELYFDLHGEVKVASGEYKLDDETSYKEGTHNTDSGEVVVPFEGSHGWWWKNNGTEEVIVSVKTNGEYELIGVL; encoded by the coding sequence ATGGTGTTACGAACGTATCATTTTTACCTAAAGACGACATGTAGTTTTTTCTTAGTGCTGTGCTCTTGTTCTTCAGTATTTGCTCACGGAATTTCTGATAGTGATAAGCAATCCATGATTGAGGGCGGGTATCTGGAATATATCCGCCTTGGCGCTTCGCACATGCTTACGGGTTATGACCACTTGCTGTTTCTCTTTGGTGTTATTTTTTTTCTGACGCAATTCAAAGATGTGGTTAAATTTATTACCGCGTTTACTTTAGGCCATTGCATCACTTTAATTTTTGCCACATTCATGGAAATCACCGCAAACTACTATTTAGTCGATGCATTAATCGCACTTACAGTGATTTATAAAGGCTTTGATAATTTAGACGGCTTTAAAAAGTTTTTACAAATGAAATCGCCGAACCTTGTCATGCTTGTTTTTGTTTTTGGGCTGATTCATGGGTTTGGGCTTTCCACTCGGTTGCAGCAGCTACCGCTTGGTGATGACGGCTTGTTGCTAAAAATTCTGTCATTTAATGTCGGCGTTGAGATCGGTCAGGTGATTGCGCTTTCTGTTATGCTGCTTGCGCTTTCCGCCTGGAGAAAAACCCAATCATTTCAGCGTTTCAGCACAGCCTCAAATTTTGGATTGGTGTGCGCTGGGGCGTTTATATTTTTGATGCAGATGCACGATTACTCCCACCAGGTCAATGAAGCCGAAGCGATGGATTCAATGATTGTGATGTCTGAATCAACTGATTCAGAATGGCAAGATACGATTGATATTCGGATTCTCGCTGGTAAAGGGCTTGAGTACAAATTCTATATGCATCCAGGAAATAAAATAGAATATGTTTGGCAAACGAACGGCGGCGAGCTATATTTTGATCTTCACGGTGAAGTGAAAGTCGCAAGCGGAGAGTATAAATTAGATGACGAAACGTCCTATAAAGAAGGAACGCATAATACAGATAGCGGTGAAGTAGTCGTTCCTTTTGAAGGTTCACATGGCTGGTGGTGGAAAAATAATGGGACGGAAGAAGTGATCGTCAGCGTAAAAACCAATGGCGAATACGAACTGATTGGTGTCCTTTAA
- a CDS encoding phosphoribosylanthranilate isomerase, with protein sequence MSCKIKICGLTNLDDINLIAQAGADYGGLLVNIDSPRGVTLEDAQRLSADMPLPLVAVTMNEEAAYILRVAELLKPTALQLHGAESPETVSLLKQETRAEIWKVIHLPACDDGTAPELDQILKKIAPYQEAGADRILIDAKAVVAGVAQMGGTGKTVDWNAARVLRKALALPLVLAGGVKPGNAAEAVSSVKPYAIDVSSGVEQEKGKKDPAKVHALIEAVRGAE encoded by the coding sequence ATGTCCTGTAAGATCAAAATATGCGGATTAACCAACCTGGATGATATCAACCTGATTGCGCAAGCGGGCGCTGATTATGGCGGATTGCTCGTTAATATTGATTCTCCGCGCGGCGTGACGCTTGAGGATGCGCAGCGCCTCAGCGCCGATATGCCGCTGCCGCTGGTTGCAGTCACGATGAACGAAGAGGCGGCGTATATTTTGCGCGTCGCCGAATTGCTTAAACCAACAGCGTTGCAATTACACGGCGCTGAGTCGCCGGAGACCGTTTCCTTATTGAAGCAGGAAACCCGCGCAGAAATCTGGAAAGTAATTCACTTGCCTGCATGTGATGACGGCACGGCGCCGGAACTGGATCAAATTCTAAAAAAAATTGCTCCCTATCAAGAAGCCGGTGCAGACCGGATACTCATTGACGCAAAGGCCGTTGTCGCTGGCGTCGCGCAAATGGGCGGCACGGGCAAGACGGTCGATTGGAACGCGGCGCGTGTTTTGCGTAAGGCGCTTGCGTTACCGCTGGTACTTGCTGGGGGAGTCAAACCAGGCAACGCGGCGGAGGCGGTGAGCAGCGTGAAGCCGTATGCAATTGATGTATCGTCTGGCGTGGAACAAGAGAAGGGCAAGAAAGACCCGGCGAAAGTTCATGCGTTGATTGAGGCGGTGCGCGGAGCGGAGTAA
- a CDS encoding radical SAM protein yields the protein MKFIKLKKAANLLHAYYDLLLARDKPRAMPVELSLGTTSFCNLKCVMCPREGSDGNLTPFDEHIDMQYFVEMRPYLERAKEISLYGLGEPMIDRGYFEKVRFVNSFGAEVSLSSNGTLLDDQRCREVIQSGIKAIGISLDATCEDTFKVVRPPGGFDAIVENVKRLSKFKKEMNSPTPELHLSFGVMKQNIHDVETFPDLAKELDAQVVVVHTIIHQSRYAERELGVTRNEVKAVADKARKRAEELKLNFVYWDLDSSTFLKSVDFYKENPVELQPKLDGKSVGKPKAYCHFLWRNAMIQGKGELFPCCYLSNLKVGKVENGNLRELRNDPVLVNMRRSIYAGDAPPPCQTCPQMVPFSRKQILKNAWTELKALLRAKLSTPQ from the coding sequence ATGAAATTCATCAAACTCAAAAAAGCGGCGAACCTGCTTCATGCATATTACGATTTGCTATTGGCGCGCGATAAGCCGCGCGCGATGCCGGTCGAGTTGTCGCTGGGGACGACATCGTTCTGCAATCTGAAGTGCGTCATGTGCCCTCGCGAAGGCAGCGACGGAAACCTCACCCCATTCGATGAGCACATCGACATGCAATACTTTGTCGAGATGCGCCCGTACCTCGAACGCGCCAAAGAGATCAGCCTCTACGGCCTGGGCGAACCGATGATCGACCGCGGCTACTTTGAAAAAGTACGTTTCGTCAATTCGTTCGGCGCCGAGGTCAGCCTGTCCTCAAACGGCACCTTGCTTGACGACCAGCGCTGCCGCGAAGTAATTCAGTCGGGCATCAAAGCCATCGGAATTTCTCTCGACGCCACTTGTGAAGACACCTTCAAAGTGGTGCGTCCCCCCGGCGGATTCGACGCAATCGTTGAAAACGTCAAGCGGCTTTCAAAGTTCAAAAAAGAAATGAACTCCCCAACGCCCGAATTGCATCTTTCATTTGGGGTGATGAAACAAAACATCCACGATGTTGAAACGTTTCCTGACTTGGCGAAGGAACTGGATGCGCAGGTAGTTGTCGTCCACACCATCATTCACCAATCGCGCTACGCCGAGCGGGAATTGGGCGTCACCCGCAACGAAGTGAAAGCCGTTGCGGACAAAGCGCGTAAACGGGCCGAAGAACTCAAACTGAATTTCGTCTATTGGGACCTCGACTCATCGACGTTTTTGAAATCGGTTGATTTCTATAAAGAGAATCCGGTGGAGTTGCAGCCGAAACTCGATGGTAAAAGTGTAGGCAAGCCCAAAGCCTATTGCCATTTCTTATGGCGCAACGCCATGATTCAAGGCAAAGGCGAGTTGTTCCCCTGTTGCTACCTGAGTAATTTAAAAGTCGGAAAAGTTGAAAATGGAAACCTGCGCGAATTACGCAACGACCCCGTGTTAGTCAACATGCGACGCAGCATCTACGCAGGCGACGCGCCGCCCCCCTGCCAAACATGCCCGCAAATGGTTCCATTCAGCCGCAAGCAGATTCTCAAAAACGCCTGGACGGAATTGAAGGCTTTGCTTCGCGCAAAACTTTCTACTCCACAGTGA
- a CDS encoding metallophosphoesterase yields the protein MNELEEKTVTPFQWLLPRDDMKLGVQTAFVVALTLNALVLVWMLSLNPYFFSVIKNVYNLNTLFLPGLFVAWAVLSLLCMRPIRWGRAYTVLIICAALLFGVRIYATHIEPHRLQIIEHQITSAKVDAPLRIVHLTDIQSANVGAYEERAIQLAIEQKPDLVLFTGDLLQPLIYKTIDQEIEKISVLFEKIDAPLGVYGVIGNVDPWMEEKRLKKLRGIKILNGEGVTLDWHGKAIHLYGVSYNGSARGEADKIRPWFESLPEDELSLVIGHYPDYVLGLNELPIDLCFAGHTHGGQIVLPGFGPIVTFSSVPKNMARGFHEYGKTRINVSAGVGCERAAGVPKIRVFCPPDFAIFEISPQISRQ from the coding sequence ATGAATGAATTGGAAGAGAAAACCGTAACGCCATTTCAGTGGCTTCTACCTCGGGATGATATGAAGTTGGGGGTTCAAACAGCTTTTGTTGTTGCACTTACGCTGAATGCGCTTGTATTGGTTTGGATGTTATCTCTCAATCCCTATTTTTTTAGCGTCATTAAGAATGTTTACAATTTAAATACGCTTTTTCTTCCGGGGCTGTTTGTTGCCTGGGCCGTTTTATCGTTGTTGTGTATGCGGCCTATTCGCTGGGGGAGGGCGTATACTGTTCTGATTATCTGCGCCGCGTTGTTGTTTGGAGTGCGCATTTACGCGACGCACATTGAACCGCATCGCTTGCAGATCATTGAACATCAAATCACATCAGCAAAAGTAGATGCGCCGCTTCGAATTGTTCATCTCACGGATATTCAGTCAGCCAACGTCGGCGCCTATGAAGAACGCGCCATTCAGCTGGCTATCGAACAGAAGCCAGACCTGGTTTTATTCACAGGCGACCTCTTACAGCCCCTCATTTATAAAACGATAGACCAGGAAATTGAAAAAATAAGCGTGTTATTTGAGAAGATCGACGCGCCGCTTGGCGTCTATGGCGTAATCGGCAATGTCGACCCTTGGATGGAAGAGAAACGCCTTAAAAAACTCAGGGGAATCAAAATACTCAATGGGGAAGGCGTGACGCTCGACTGGCATGGAAAAGCCATTCATTTATACGGCGTGAGTTATAACGGATCGGCGCGTGGGGAGGCAGACAAAATCCGCCCGTGGTTTGAGTCGTTACCTGAAGATGAATTGTCGTTAGTCATTGGGCATTACCCCGATTATGTTTTGGGACTAAACGAATTACCAATTGACTTGTGTTTTGCGGGGCATACGCACGGCGGGCAGATTGTGCTCCCTGGATTTGGGCCGATTGTGACATTTAGCAGCGTTCCCAAAAATATGGCGCGAGGGTTCCATGAATATGGAAAGACGCGCATCAACGTCTCAGCAGGCGTCGGCTGTGAGCGTGCGGCGGGCGTACCGAAGATTCGTGTTTTTTGTCCGCCTGATTTCGCGATTTTTGAAATTTCTCCGCAAATATCGCGGCAATGA
- a CDS encoding citrate (Si)-synthase — protein sequence MPTIREKLAERIPRFRDEIKQMLVDHGDKVVSEVTMRQVYGGMRGVKGLFCNTSSVDPEEGLIIRGEPILDLSERLPEEIVFLLISGEFPDEEGLNDLQKEMVERRDVPSYVWDVLNAMPKDSHPMCMFNTAILSMQRESVFAKKYEEGIGKNEYWEPMLEDFLNIWARLPGIAAYIYRLRFNKGERINHDPNLDWAADFAQMLGLDDSNGEFTKLMRLYMVLHTDHEGGNVSAFTAHTVSSALSDPYYSLSAGLNGLAGPLHGLANQECLKWVLELVEEFGGVPEEKRLEEYTWETLNSGRVIPGYGHAVLRVTDPRFTAFHAFGKEYCMNDPVFQTVDRVFNVVPKVLKQIEKISNPWPNVDAASGSLLHHYGLKEFSYYTVLFSVSRSLGIGAQNILARGFGLPIVRPKSVTLEWMRDFLAK from the coding sequence ATGCCCACAATTCGTGAAAAATTAGCAGAACGCATTCCCCGGTTCCGTGATGAGATTAAGCAAATGCTGGTCGATCATGGCGACAAAGTCGTATCCGAAGTAACAATGCGGCAAGTGTACGGGGGCATGCGGGGGGTCAAAGGGCTATTCTGTAATACGTCATCCGTCGATCCTGAAGAGGGATTGATTATTCGAGGCGAACCGATTTTAGATTTATCTGAACGTCTGCCCGAAGAGATTGTCTTTTTGTTAATCTCAGGAGAATTTCCTGATGAAGAAGGGCTGAACGACCTTCAAAAAGAAATGGTCGAGCGGCGTGACGTTCCGTCATACGTATGGGACGTGTTGAACGCCATGCCCAAAGATTCTCACCCTATGTGCATGTTCAATACGGCCATATTGAGTATGCAAAGAGAATCTGTTTTCGCCAAAAAATATGAAGAAGGCATTGGCAAAAATGAATATTGGGAGCCGATGCTGGAAGATTTTCTCAACATCTGGGCGCGCCTCCCGGGCATCGCCGCCTATATTTATCGGCTTCGCTTTAACAAAGGCGAGCGCATTAACCACGACCCCAACCTGGATTGGGCCGCAGACTTCGCGCAAATGCTTGGCCTAGATGACTCCAACGGCGAATTCACCAAACTGATGCGCCTCTACATGGTGCTGCATACCGACCATGAAGGCGGAAATGTCAGCGCTTTCACGGCGCATACCGTCTCATCGGCGTTGTCCGACCCGTACTATTCGCTTTCGGCTGGGCTGAACGGTCTTGCCGGACCGCTGCACGGTCTCGCCAATCAGGAATGCCTCAAGTGGGTGCTTGAACTTGTTGAGGAATTCGGCGGCGTTCCCGAAGAAAAACGGCTCGAAGAATATACCTGGGAAACATTGAACAGCGGGCGAGTCATCCCCGGCTATGGTCACGCCGTCTTGCGCGTAACCGACCCGCGCTTCACCGCGTTCCATGCGTTCGGTAAAGAATATTGCATGAACGACCCCGTCTTCCAAACCGTTGACCGCGTCTTTAACGTGGTGCCGAAAGTCCTCAAGCAAATCGAAAAAATCAGCAACCCCTGGCCGAATGTTGATGCGGCCTCCGGCTCGCTGCTGCACCACTACGGTCTCAAGGAATTTTCTTACTACACCGTCTTGTTCAGCGTGTCCCGCTCGCTGGGCATCGGAGCGCAAAACATTCTGGCGCGCGGCTTCGGGCTTCCCATCGTACGTCCTAAATCCGTCACGCTCGAATGGATGCGCGACTTCCTCGCCAAGTAA
- a CDS encoding SDR family oxidoreductase: MEPKRILITGGSGFLGGVLAQYFRDKYKTAFTYSNRKIAIEGCKAYHLNFLRVETIHVAIDLFEPDVVINCAALANAKSCQHDPQLAREINMDGAARLVESLPDSKIRFIHISTDLVLDGEHAPYTEDDPANPISVYGDVKLEAERIVLESGKNTVVLRPALIYGPMPESKKGCFMHWMLHRFQAGEKVNLFTDEYRTPAYAIDIARAVDGLMDSNKTSHRLYHIGAPESVNRVEFATMLCDAAGCDPSLINPCQLKDVDTGYPRTRDVSLDSTRIQTDLGLTLTPISQALREIFREE, translated from the coding sequence ATGGAACCAAAACGCATACTCATTACAGGCGGCAGCGGTTTTTTGGGGGGCGTACTCGCCCAGTATTTTCGTGACAAATACAAGACGGCGTTTACCTATTCAAACCGCAAGATTGCGATTGAGGGGTGCAAAGCCTACCATCTCAATTTTTTGCGGGTCGAGACCATTCATGTTGCCATCGACCTGTTTGAGCCGGACGTCGTGATCAATTGCGCGGCGCTGGCCAACGCCAAATCGTGTCAACACGACCCTCAATTGGCCAGGGAAATTAATATGGACGGCGCGGCGCGTTTGGTCGAGTCGCTGCCCGATTCAAAAATACGGTTCATTCATATTTCAACGGACTTGGTTCTCGATGGAGAACATGCGCCCTATACCGAAGACGACCCAGCGAACCCGATTAGCGTGTATGGAGACGTAAAACTTGAGGCGGAACGCATCGTGCTCGAGAGCGGCAAGAACACTGTCGTGTTGCGCCCCGCGCTGATTTACGGCCCGATGCCTGAATCGAAAAAAGGCTGCTTCATGCACTGGATGCTGCACCGTTTTCAAGCAGGCGAAAAAGTCAATTTGTTTACGGACGAGTATCGAACGCCCGCCTACGCGATCGACATTGCGCGGGCGGTTGATGGCCTGATGGATTCCAATAAGACTTCGCATCGCTTGTATCACATCGGCGCGCCGGAGAGTGTAAACCGGGTTGAATTCGCGACGATGTTGTGCGACGCGGCGGGGTGCGACCCTTCCTTGATCAATCCATGTCAACTGAAAGACGTGGATACTGGTTACCCCCGCACGCGCGACGTCTCGCTTGATAGTACGCGCATTCAAACCGACCTCGGCCTCACGCTTACGCCCATCTCGCAAGCATTGAGGGAGATTTTTAGGGAAGAGTGA
- the mazG gene encoding nucleoside triphosphate pyrophosphohydrolase: MSSKELIAQKFIHLVEIMAALRGENGCPWDIEQTHSSLKKYLIEEAYELLDSIDEADDAAMTEECGDVLLQVVFHAQMASEEDRFDILDVIESICDKLVRRHPHVFGDRDAANSEEVLRNWERDKQKEKPERESILSGVPRDLPALMQASEIQKKVRRVGFDWENADDMLDKVEEEWREFREARENKDPQHIKEELGDILFAMVNVARYVEVDPEDALRKTNQKFMRRFLHIETEVKKQNKTLEQATLFEMDALWEEAKQRERKSAG; encoded by the coding sequence ATGTCATCTAAAGAATTGATTGCGCAGAAATTTATTCACCTGGTTGAAATCATGGCCGCGCTGCGCGGTGAAAACGGCTGCCCCTGGGATATCGAGCAAACCCATTCCAGCCTCAAAAAATATCTAATCGAAGAAGCCTACGAACTACTCGACAGTATTGATGAGGCCGACGACGCCGCCATGACGGAAGAATGCGGCGACGTGTTATTGCAAGTGGTCTTTCATGCGCAGATGGCGTCGGAGGAGGACCGGTTTGATATATTGGATGTGATCGAATCAATCTGCGATAAGTTAGTCAGGCGTCATCCTCATGTGTTCGGCGACCGCGACGCGGCCAATTCTGAAGAAGTGTTGCGCAATTGGGAGCGGGACAAGCAAAAAGAAAAACCCGAGCGCGAGTCGATTTTGTCAGGCGTCCCGCGCGACCTGCCCGCGTTGATGCAAGCCAGCGAGATTCAAAAAAAAGTGCGCCGCGTCGGTTTCGATTGGGAAAACGCGGATGACATGTTAGACAAAGTGGAAGAAGAGTGGCGCGAGTTTCGCGAGGCAAGAGAAAACAAAGATCCGCAACATATCAAAGAAGAACTCGGCGATATTTTGTTTGCCATGGTGAATGTCGCCCGCTATGTTGAGGTTGACCCTGAAGACGCGTTGCGCAAAACCAACCAGAAATTTATGCGGCGATTTTTGCATATAGAAACCGAAGTCAAAAAGCAGAACAAGACGCTTGAACAAGCAACCTTGTTTGAGATGGACGCGCTGTGGGAAGAAGCCAAACAGCGCGAGCGCAAGAGCGCGGGGTGA
- a CDS encoding glutathione peroxidase: MKVLSTVFACALAAVMVVAGVAVASEKEHKSVHEFTMKDINGKELKLEKFKGKVVLLVNVASKCGYTKQYKPLQELYGKYKEKGLVIVGLPANNFGGQEPGSDKEILEFCTEKFDVSFPMLSKVSVKGDDTHPLVSYLNKQENPDFKGDINWNFEKYLIGKDGKLLHRFRSKTEPLSEDMTKAIEKALKA; this comes from the coding sequence ATGAAGGTTTTATCTACCGTGTTTGCCTGCGCCCTTGCGGCGGTGATGGTGGTTGCTGGAGTGGCGGTCGCAAGCGAAAAGGAGCATAAATCCGTGCATGAATTTACGATGAAAGACATCAATGGCAAAGAACTCAAGTTAGAAAAATTCAAAGGCAAAGTTGTTTTGCTGGTCAATGTCGCCTCAAAGTGCGGTTACACCAAACAATACAAACCATTGCAAGAACTCTATGGTAAGTATAAAGAAAAAGGTTTGGTTATTGTTGGGCTTCCCGCTAACAATTTTGGCGGTCAGGAACCAGGGTCAGACAAGGAAATTTTAGAGTTCTGTACAGAAAAATTCGACGTGTCGTTTCCGATGTTGTCAAAAGTGTCCGTTAAAGGCGATGACACTCACCCATTGGTCTCTTATTTGAACAAACAAGAAAACCCAGACTTCAAAGGCGATATCAATTGGAACTTTGAAAAATACCTTATCGGCAAAGACGGCAAGTTGCTGCACCGCTTCCGCAGCAAGACCGAACCGCTGAGCGAAGATATGACCAAGGCGATTGAAAAAGCGCTGAAAGCGTAA